The following DNA comes from Micromonospora chokoriensis.
TGAGGACCCGGGTGGTGTCCTCGGCCGAGTTGGTGCCCATCTCGGTGGTGCCCAGTTCGGCGCCGAGCTCCTCCTGGGTGCGGTCGATACCGGTGGCGCTGAGGGCGTTCCGGGTGGCCGCCGGGCCGCAGTTGTAGTACGTGTTCTGCGCCTCGTAGTCGTAGTCCAGGACCTTCGTCGCGGGCGGCTTCGGCGGCGTCGGCTTACGGGTGAGGTCGGGGTTGGCCTTGGCCTTGGCCTTGGCCGACGCGGCGGTGGTGGCCGGAGCGGCGGTGCTCGGCGCGGCGCCGGCCGACGGGGACGCCGCACGCGCCTCGCCACGGGAGGCGGCGACGTCGCTGCGCATCTCGGCGACGGTGGTCGCGGTGCGCCCGCCGGCGGGTGCGTCGTCGGCGGTGGTGAGCAGGGCGCCGGTGGTGGTGGCGATCGCGAGGGCCGCGGCGGAGGCGGCAACGATCTGGTACGGGCGCTCGGTGGCGAAACGGCGGAGCTGACGCTGCAGGGTGTGCTTCACGGGGTCCTCCACGGATCGGGGGGAGAGCGGCACAGCGGCGACCGGACCGGTATCCGGGCAGGCGCCGGCGCGCGGACCGTGGTCCGCGGATGGTGAACCGCTCAGGGGAACGCCCGGCGTGGCCGGGCGGCTAGGCGATGACCCGGGGGGTCAGCTCACCGTCACTGGACGAATGAGCGCGGGTACCGCCGCGCCGTGGAGGCGAGGGAACAACCGAGGGGTGGAAAGGTGCTGCACGTGGATGGAACTCCTTCCGACACCGCCTACCGGGTTAGCTGACGGATTCGGGCGGGAAGATCGCCCTACCGCGGGCTCTGGCTCGCGGATTCACCCCGGACTTACTGGTGGGTCCCCGGTTCGTTCATCACGATTGAGCGGGTCGGCGCGGCGTCGCCTCTTGCGATCGGTTACCGCACCGGACGGGACGACAGTACTGGCCCGTTCGCACCCCTGCCAAGCCAGCTCCACCTGCATAAACCTGAAATGTCGCGGCAATTTCTGCGCGTATTGCCGATGATGCGACTCGATGGGACAAGCGGTTACGGTGACGCCTACGGGCGACAACCGGACAGGCCGCCGAGAATGCGACCAGATTCTCCGGAAGAATGGCGCCGATCGCGCCGGACGCCCGAATTCCGGTCGGCGTGAGCCAGCTCACG
Coding sequences within:
- a CDS encoding C39 family peptidase gives rise to the protein MEDPVKHTLQRQLRRFATERPYQIVAASAAALAIATTTGALLTTADDAPAGGRTATTVAEMRSDVAASRGEARAASPSAGAAPSTAAPATTAASAKAKAKANPDLTRKPTPPKPPATKVLDYDYEAQNTYYNCGPAATRNALSATGIDRTQEELGAELGTTEMGTNSAEDTTRVLNAEVKGSPYRTRMFAGAPSPAQMDRLQADVVKAITDGRGVVANVVGDAVDTDGGYHSYGGGHYIAVVGYKDNGRTVRIADSANAADPAYWITTIDLANWIASRGYSA